In Lolium rigidum isolate FL_2022 chromosome 7, APGP_CSIRO_Lrig_0.1, whole genome shotgun sequence, the DNA window CAGGTATAGAAGGAATCCCGTCAGCACATTATAAACCAGCAGGACTCATGGCGAGAGAAGACTAATAAACATCTTATTGGCGGTACCATAATAGGCAAATAGCATGCAGAAATAACATAATTGGGAAATGTACAGAAATATCCATCTAGGAATTTAAATATTAGATAATTTTACCATAAATGTTCCCTAACAAATTGGACATGTACGCTGATAAAAATGAAAATGAGAGCACGCAGATAAGACCGTAAAGTACTAATATAGTAACAGAGATGATGTCACTCACATACACCATAATAAAAAGTCAAAGAAGCATCACACTTTCAGGTTGGTCAATCGATCAATTCCTATCTGATGACGGGCACATGATATGAGTTGCATCCAAGCGAAACCGCATGAACCATCACCTACTCTAGACTACAATAGGGAAACACTCACCAATCTTTGATTGTAAATCTGAGAACAAATTCTAGCTTGATTCTCTACCAGAAAAAGCAGACCTATGAATTACTACcttcatcccaaggcttaaggcttatattttttggaaaagtcaaagcaagtaaattttgaccaaattttcagaataatctatcaataaatatgatattttgaagatagcacatgaaaatatatttaattatctatctaataatattaattttctattttacattttaataatttttgataaaaacttggttgaacttgacatagtttgattttctgaaaaaaatataggccttaagccttgggatggaggtagtacagcTCAAAATGGAGAAGAAAATATTACTAACAGTGAAGCATAACGATAGTCCATTTTCAATCAGTTGTCGCCTCCCCCGCCGAAGCCATCTGCCGCCCTCGTCGTCTTCCCAGTTCCGCTGTAATGTGTTGAGCTCCGCAATCTGAAGCACATGTTGATTTCTATGCATCAGTTATTTTGAATGTACAGGAGTATAATGCAAAAAATGAGTAGTTGGAGAGCATTTTGTTCTTTGAATCTACAGGTCCCTCATTTAGGTGAGAAATGAAATTCCAGTTCTCTGGAGCAATGTTTTTGCATTTGATCATCCTAAAAACACTACTTATCAGTTCCAAAAATAAAGGCAGAAGTAAATAGAAAATCAGTTTTCAGACATGTTCAGTGTAAAATGAATAAAAAGAGGTGTAGTTTGAGTAAACCTAGTGTCAAACTACTCCTATGTGATCACAACAGTCAGTAGTAAATGTAAGGGCAGAAACTACGATCAGCCAGCCCCCTGAGATGCATGTCGATAAAGATGCATGTCGATAAGGCAGAGCTGCTCTCATGGAGGCCGAGCTTGAGACGACCAAGAATGTACTGGTTACATATACAGGCATATACCTGATGCTTCTCCAAAATGTTTTGCAAGTTAATTGGCAGCATCTGATCTGGCTGCCATGGAATTGCATTGCAGGATCTTGAGATGTCAAAAGGGCAGCAAGCGGAGGTGCTGGCGAACattgagaagaaaaagaagaagggatGGTAAGACCACCACTCTCACTTGCATTGCAGCCATTGACACGCTGTCAGTCTCAAATTGTGAGCTCATCTCATTCATCTTATAAGCTGATATCATAAAGTTTTATCTCCAACAGCGAGAACCCGTTCCGCtagtgaagaaaagcttgatgatGGCGCCGCAGATGCCGACCCTGGGGGAGGAAGCAAGCACGAAGCAGAGACTACACAAAGAAAGAAGAGAAATTCGCACCAAAATGGATACATACAATCTGGAATACCGAGACAGAATGTACCACATTAGGCCCCATTGGACCACAAATAGAATAGATTCTACACAGTAACATAATTCACCTATAGGTTGAGTAAATATGTAAGTTGAATGCCACATGATAGTAGATATATAAGTTTTGATAAAAGTAGGGTGTGTTGCTTTTAACACAAGTTGTATTTTGATTTACTATATTCTGCTTAATACAAGAAAGACATAATTTACCTGTACGTACTCGTCGAGTGCTTTAGTTTACCAATCATCTGAAGGAGAAGCAGGAATCACCGTGACTAAGAGCTTGTACTATTCCAAACGAGTATCATACCTAATAAATCTACAGTTAGAAGCATCTCACTCGGTATCTGCATCACTGCTATTATTCAGTATCTGGAAACATTCCAATTGCTGGAATCTTGGGAGGAACGAAGTCCATCTGGTCTGGTGCACTCTGGGACCGAAGGAAGATACTTAATGTAATTTCCATAGCTGCGCAAGTTGCTCCAGGATCTAGTTGATATGTTCGCAGTTCTAACCAAAATGGCTAACGCGATATTTTTCCAATAACTATTTCCAGTTGTGCATCTCTGACAGTACAAAAACCAGATTGAACTGCAGGTGAAATGAAATCTTGGGTCAACATGACTGATCTAGAGTGCAATGATTATGAGAGTGCATATGAGATAATTTAGATTAGACATTCGAGGCAATTGAGGTGAAGTTAAGCGAAGTTTTTTATGTGGTTGCTCATCTTGAAGTTCTCATTTTGATAAGAAAATAATTTCAAGGTTCTACCTCTAGTTACTGGAATGAAAGAAGTGCTTATTGGGTATAAGGGAGACAACATCACATTTTATATCTAACCTATAAGAAGACCCCGTCAAGGAAATCCGGGTGCATCAGTAACCATCCATGGGCCAAGTTGAGTTCAATAAGCCTTGAAGTGAAATCAAAGTAACACAGTTGGCTAAATGTCTGCATACATGAATAATTTGTCATAGAAGATCTATTGTTGAGAAGATCATAGTAAGTTACCTGTAAGGCATGAAGTGATCCGAAAACTGTTTGAGCCTACAAAATTTTGCAAGGTGGCATCAATTATTTTGATGAATTGTATCAAGCTGTTTACAGTAGCTTGCATGATGCATGAATATGAATACAACACTAAAGGTTGTTCTGTTGATAACCAAGTTACAACAGTACGACTCAGGGCTCCAAGCTACTAATatatcatcgaacaagcaacccgTGAATTTGCTTTCTCTAAAAAAAACTAATAGAACTTAGTTTGTGCAACCTTCCTTTATGTGAACCAGAAACTAAATCAATAGAAAATATTTCCACAAAGCAGTACCATAGTTTAGTTTGTGCAACCTTCCTTTATGTGAACCAGAGACTAAATCAATAGAAAATATTTAAGAAACCCGAATACAAATCAGCAGAGATTGTACCATCTTACAAAAACGAATGCTAGGTAACGACAGAGATGCAACAAAGCAATAGATCTGATGACAAAAACGAATGAGCTACCAAGATTGATTGATACGAACTTGGAGCGCTATGTATTTATTTATGTTGTTGAACAACTGATGCAAGGGACTATCGTAGATTATCAAATCAATATTCTATGCTTTTGTAGTTGCCCATAAGGCCATAGCAGAGGAGAATAGAGGTAAGAAATGGTTCACCACCTACCTATATCAGTTAGTGTTCACTAAACCATCACTCCTCATTTAGAAATCCACAAAAAACAAATCATATGCATATGAAGAAAGCATAAATGGTATATAAAAAGGAAGCCAGATCTAGGCTTAACTTGATGTGTTCATCTGCAAGAAGCATTTTCACAATTATGCTGACCAAAGCAAAGCAGTGTGATTAGGGGAGGAAAGCTGTACCTAAAGCAGAGCATGGCATTGAGGCAAGGAAGCATAAACTCGCTGCGATCTGCCGTTCCGATGAAATACAAGTTGTTTGAATTGTTTCTTTCCTGTTCACAAGATGGACCAAACAAGATTATAGGTATAGAGACAATTTTACACAATAATTATGGTCTACTTCCTGGTATAGCTGAAATTTCTGCTAATAAAAATCAAAACAAGTAGGTATACATGAAGTAGAAGAAAATAAAACTACCTGCCAGCCTCTGACTCCCGTCCTTATTTATCCATGAAAGTTGTCTCTGCGCAGCTTATTGGTCCATGGCCTCACGAGCTGTGGACACAGTATAACCAAACACTAAAATTAGAGGTAGAAGTAGAGAAGATTGGGAGAGATAGAGAGGGGTTATCTGGACTGCCAAGAACAGAGGATGAGCTTGGTGCTGCTGAGGATGAGGGCCACACCAACGCAAATATGAATGGACAGAGAGATGTGGGATGAGGCAGCGTACATACCAGATGGAGGAGACGAGGATGCTCACCTGGTTCCCGCGCTCATGGTCGGGGAGGATCTAGCACGCGGTGCTCGGGATCAGAGGAAGCTTCCCTGCCATGGTCGTGGTCGGGGACGGCGAGTTTGACGAGAGACCTGCAGGGTGGAGGGGACGAGGGAGGAGGCCGCCACCAACGACAGCTGCTCGGTCACCCCGCGTGGCACCCCTCCTCCATGGTCGCTGTTGAGGCCGCCGCCGTCTGCCCCGTGAGCACCACGAGCCCGAACGAGCAGATCAAGCGACGGGCGGCGAGGAGGCTGCTGTGGTCGCCACCAGATGCCCTCCATCGCTGGACTCGAGTAGGGATGGGCGCGGTGGAGGCCCTGATGCCTTCTTCTGCTCCGGCACGGCGCTTGTCGAGGGCCTGGCGGCATCCTCTGCGCGTGTGTGCACGGCAGCGGCGCCCCGGCCGACGAGGGTTGCAGGTGGAGGAGGTGAGGCCGAGGGAAGGGGAAGAGAAGGGACtggggcggcggctgcgggggATTGGCAGGCGGCTGCCTGCGTGTGGATCGAGCGAGGAGAGGGAGCGAGGGGATTGAGGAGGACGGGGCGACGGGATtgggggctggcggcggcggcgatgggaggGCGCGAGGGGAGAGGAGGACGTGGGAGGCGGGTGAGAGCGGAGCGATGGAACGGGCCGCGCGGGCTCATCAGctgacccatggataaaatgcGGAACCGAGCGAGGGCCTCGCTGCTCTGGACGAAATCGACGGcgaagatcgcgccacgtcagctcgatctgacggccgaaaatccaaacgtctgtgagaccccctatggggACCATCATATACACCTTTAGATTATTGCCTCATTCTGTGCAAGCTgccaatcaccagcaagatgtaTGACTAAATGCTCCTACAGGCTGTAGCTAAGAGCAAATGCGAGAACATTCTTTCAGAATAGGTTAGGATCAATGCCAGGCTTTATCTacttacactggtggaaaaagggcctttggtcgcggttcgcaactgccattagtcggggTTGCGCAAccggttgcgaaccgcgaccaaagtagcgcgactaaaggcccccccctttagtcgcggttgcttacgaaccgcgactaaaggcccgtccacgtgggcgccaggcgaccgtcggggcggaggccctttagtcgcggttcttctggccgaccgcgactaaaggccgccgcaggtttagggttttaggcccccctaaacctgccccctaaacctgttttctcgtttaatttgtattgttttatttcttttgtgctttattgtaattttgaaggagtttcacatattctacggtactacatacatgcatgcatatgaatgtacaatttcaaacaaatttgaaattagaaccaaaaagaattcaagaggaatatacaatatatattcaatatcatcggaggaccatatacaagtttgaacaagtttccatacataatttaatgcatgtatagttctacgtcctctacgtagtgttgtcctgtaggatcgatgacttccctcgcgaaccatccagctagttcctcctgaagtggtcggaagcgagcttctggactaagcgtcttccggaggttattcctcttgatgttgatctcatccgactggtcccgctcattggtgtatctccggatcctctcacaaacatagtatccacatagattggtccccggtggctgaatatccccagtcgtccgcactgcccttttaaaatgtagctcttttttgaattcaccgaccttttcatctacgaaccgtctccaaaccctacgaggcaaagaaaattaaatgaacaagagagttattaattagttacttgatattaggaaatgatgaacgaaataggccgatcgatatagagcgcaaatgaatgaaaacaattacttttgcatcatttttctcatgtcggcccaaagcgccgcatccatattcagagagtgttggacgagaactgtggaggtgtgaaattgaattaccatcagaatccagtggaacttgcggacacgatacatgcacagtcatgcatatataactcatcgattagccacataccatgcatggagtaaacaaaagagaatgtgctcaagacagaaacactcacccaaaatggtaaggaaatagaatatcacttttgagttcctgttttctaagaaaccgccacgagtcttcctccacgtcggcggggtggtgttctaacacatatgaattaacgatgtgtgggtcaatgaacccaacatcatggatgttccttatttgcatttcccgcttcttcattctgcataatagcgtacacaacaagatagttaggacaatatatagtgtaggcaatgaacgagatggggtagaaattaataaatcacttacagaacgtagcaactgatgatagatttgtcgaggtcgcgcagattgaacagctggaacaattcactccgataaattgttatatagtaatgtttgaagtgatgctcatgtctaacttccgcataaatatagtctttggcgtttttaagttttatgtaactcttgtaccaatttagcagacctttcatttgtcgaggtagatcctcttcctgcgcaggctcgacgagagggccattcttcacatatgtaaatactacgtccttcattggcgcctcatcaaggcctaacagtgcacgaagagtgatacctaaggtggccgcttgttctctggcactcgttacagtcaatccatgtgctgccgtagctgctatgatatcgggggcatccggaccggcggcttgcactatgagcggggcgatcgattgtttactttgttccccgagctgggcaacttctttccccctttctaattttttctcggcctcctccaaggctttcttctcctgcttctccgccaactcttggttcctcttgaacgcgagtgcttgcctacgaagttcacgtgcatagtcgtcaggcagattctttgcggcttgggacggtgtgttcaaaaatgacttagcccacttcttttgctcatcagaaaatactggcttgggctcgccctctattttcttcttgcagctccagcagccgcgcccgcctcgacttcctcggcactacattcccaaggcctcgtggggagaggcttcagtgatacctccggtacctttgttttcttaggtacgtaagggtccgggttaataatccaggactgctgcttctgcttcttcgccggaggtggattggggggcggcgtctgcttacccgcccggggcggactagggggcggcggctgcttacccgccggaggtgaattggggggcggcgtcggccctcgttaaggaggtgtaggtgaagcaccaccaccaccaccgcctccgccgccaccaccaccaccgtaggggggtggacttgttggcgcctcgcctggaaacttgataaacttcttctgccatagaatgaactggcgcttgacatctccaagtcttgtcgccccttcaggtgtagcaatgtcaatgtccaggtcttcaaacccttggactatgtcctccaccgtgacacgagcatagccatcttgaatggggttgttgtggtggagtgctccaggtggtaaagcactgccgatggctaccttcatggacatgttcccgataggataatacagatgacatgctttcatctcctttatatcgtccacggggtagcgaggaggctccggtgcagtaatttcgaccaccagaggctccggtgcagtaatttcgatcatcggtgcaccagccgatggggcctccgtggaagccacgctgcttctctgcggctggcttccgagatccaatgga includes these proteins:
- the LOC124677236 gene encoding uncharacterized protein LOC124677236 isoform X2 — its product is MISAYKMNEMSSQFETDSVSMAAMQPDQMLPINLQNILEKHQIAELNTLQRNWEDDEGGRWLRRGRRQLIENGLSLCFTVFDIVARTWKDTGQHCSCLPSSIAICFPGGWRCCRHPCI
- the LOC124677236 gene encoding uncharacterized protein LOC124677236 isoform X1, with amino-acid sequence MLSPLYPISTSFIPVTRGRTLKLFSYQNENFKMSNHIKNFAYKMNEMSSQFETDSVSMAAMQPDQMLPINLQNILEKHQIAELNTLQRNWEDDEGGRWLRRGRRQLIENGLSLCFTVFDIVARTWKDTGQHCSCLPSSIAICFPGGWRCCRHPCI